The sequence TCCGCGCCGCTGCTGCCTTCCACTTCGCCCGCGCCGTAGTACACGCCGATAGCCTTGAGCGCGTCGCGCAGCGCGGGGGAATCGTTGACGCTGACGTAGCGTTGCAGCTCCCGCTCGAGGAAGAACCCCGTCACGCGCCAGTCCGCACCGTACTGATGAATCAGCTCCGTCATCAGCACGGCAACTTCAACCGTGCCTACCCGGCTTTGCGCTGCTTGCAGCAGCGCCACCATCGCGCTGAAATCCGTGCGGAGTTGGCCTGCGGGATCCTTTGAATCGACGGTGTAGTTGATTGCATCGAGGTAGGGCTTCCATGTGGTTTGCGCGGCGATGATCGTGTACACGGTGTGCACCAGCGTGTCCCAGGCAGCGCTCACCTGCTCGCCACGCGCGCCCTGCAGCACCACCGCGCCGAGGCCGTTCCCACCGCCCGCGTTAAGCATCGTGCCGGCCATTTTTTCAAGCACCGCAAGACGGCCCAGCCAGATGCGGCTGTCCATCACGGTGATCCAGCGTTTGCCCTGTGCCGCCAGCAGTTCGGTGGTTGTCATGCCGGATGTCGCCACCCATGCTTTCAGAAGCGGCTCGATTAATGCGTGCTGTGCGGCGGTGGTCGGGGCGGCGGCTACTTGCCGCAGGACTTCGCGCAGGGCTGCGCCTTCGGCGGTGTCCATGCTCGCGGCTTGCCACAGGTCGCGCACGTTGCCCGCGCCCAGCACGAACGGCAACGCAACGACGTCATCGCGCAGCGCGATGGTGGTGGTGAATTTCTGGTGCAGCGTGTCCTGGCCAAACCAGATTTCCTGGATCTCGCGCACGACTTCCTTGCCGTCGACGAGCTGCACGAAGCTGCCTTCGCCGCGTACGAGGTTGCCGTTGTCGAGGAGGCGGAAGGATTCTTCTTTACTCAAATTGATCGAGAGGATGCCGAGTTCGGTGAGGCTGAGCAGTTCGCCCTGCTGGGTCGCGCCATCGCCGTTGCGGTCGCGCCAGATTTTGAGTGAGGACCAGATCGCGTCGTTTGCGTCGATCACGCCATCTTTGTTGCTGTCGAATTCGCGTAGCGCCTGGAAGCCGTTCGCGGCGAGTGTGCCGTTGGCAAGTTTGGTGAAGTTGCTGAAGAGTTCGTGGCCGGTGTCGATGGCGCCGTTGCTGTCCCGGTCAAGCACGAGAAAGCCGTCGCCGGTGGTGATCCAGCCGGTGTGGGTGCGGTGGCCTTCGCCAGTGAAATCGAAGTGGGCGGTGGACTGGTCGACGCCGGTGGTGTGGATGCCGTCGCCGTTTAGGTCGAGGATTAGGGGGTCGATGGCGGCGAGGGCCTGGATGTATTTTTTAAAAAAATCTTCAATGCTGTTTGAATTGCGAATCAATTTAATTAATTTGTCTAGCGTCATGATGCCGGTTCGGCCTGACATATCTGCCCCGTTATTTCTCCCTGTGACAGTCAGCGCTGCTATTTCGCTGATATTTGTTAAAACATCCGGATTAATTATTCGGCCAATCCAGCTTCCAATCTGGAAAAGCTTGTCAAAATCTTTAGCCTGAGTTGCGTCTCGGGACGCCAGCGCCATCGACTCCATTAATGTAACTACCGCCTCCCTGTCACCAGAAATACTTCCATCCGATTTTAAGATCTGTTTCCATAATTTTTCGCGGTTATCTTCGCTTAACACCGAAAATGGAGTGTTTAAGGTCCAGGCATCATTTTCTATGCCGTGCGCCTGAAATACGGTATTGTGCATATCCCACGCTTCACTTGAATTTATTTCTCTGCTTGCCATGCCGAGCTCAGAATATTTTGCCTGATTAATCAGGGAGTCAATATACGCTTTAGCCAGTGATGATTTTATTGACCTTAATTCGTCCTTGCTCAATTCACGCCCAGATTCTTTTGCCGAAACTTGAAGAAACTGAAGTGCAGCGGTCCCGCTGACCGTATTTTCCTTATTTACCCCTTGCGCCAATCGTGCGTAGTCGTATCCTCTGGCGGCCAGGTAATCATATGCTTCGGCAACCCTTCCTTCAGCGACCAGATTTTTTAGCTGCACTAGCGTAAGCAACGATACTGTTCTCATTGACGATCTCCTTTTCAGTTTTTCCATTTTCAAACGAAGCAATCATGCCAGTTATTTTTTCCTGTATTTTTCTCCAGTCCTTTAAGTTATTCTTTGAATATCTAATCTTGACAATTGCCTTGATTTCCGAAATGGCAAACCAGTGCTTACAGGAGGCCACGGCATATTTATTACATTCAATGTAAGCAATAGTTTTACCCGGATCATAAAAATACTCTTTCTCCCCCGACCTCTCTTCGGAATCGATAATTTTTTTTCCTTTTTCACTTACCAGTCCAAAAAACAATTCGGGCTGCACCTCCGTGTTTTCTCCATCTAAAAATCGACCGATCATTTTAGGGAACCACACCGATGGATCTTTCTCTGTCTGCTCATCTGGCTCAACGCCAACAACTATCCACTCATCATTTTTAGCTTTACTTCCTTTAATCCCTAACCAACTAGCCTGGTTTGATCTATTTAATGGAGAAAAATCTGGATAATGAAGTAAAAGTGTGAATTCCACGATAGGGACATCTGGGCCTGGTGGATGGCGAACCGGAGGATTAGCCCATATCCGGTCCCCCTCATACTGAATCATAAAAAACCGATAATCCGCAGGAATCACCAGCCTCACACCATTCATACTTCCTATCCCGGGTTCCGCTGGCTTTTTGTTGCCCTCTCTCAAGCACCCGGCCCAAAAAATCACGGCTGCCAAGCCAATGCCTATCAGAATTTTTTTCATTTCAGTCTCTCCGGTGTATAGGGATACACCCGCAATACTCATAAGTAATATCTCAAGCCGCACAAAATCCAATGCGAAATTGAGATTAATTTATTTAGTGTGCCGTTGATTTCGCCGAAGAGAGATTAATCTCAACCCATCAATTTCTTTCAGGTTCGGGGCGCAAGTATCACACAGCCAATTTATTTTTCAATACCCAAAACCAGAATTGACATATTTTTACAAATCACTCGCGCGCCAGTTAATTTCTATTTTTTTGCTACGCTTATGATTTTATTGGACATATTCATCTCATTATTTGGCGGCATATAAATCGCTAGATAAACACCATATCGCTTTCAATATGTCCGGCAGTGGATTTACATACGCGACCCAAAATCTTTGTCTGATCCAGCGCTTGCCCTGCGCTATCAGCGATTCGATGGTCGTCATGCCCGATGTTGTTGCGACCCATGCCTTCATAAACGGCTCGATTAATGCATGCTGCGCAGCGGTAATCGGGGCCGCCGCCACTTGCCGCAGGACTTCGCGCGGTGCCGAGCCTTCCGCGAGTTTCAGCACGCCTTCCGCCACGCTGGCACCGAGCTTGCTCATCATGACGTCGGCTGCATTCAGCACTCTGGCGTAACCGCGACAGTGCCCTCTCCGGCAAATGCCGAGGCCACGCTCAGGCCAATGCTGGCTGCCACTAGAACGGCTCCGACAGCAGCAAGGCGTAGCAAGAAGCAGTAGCGCGGCGGGTGCGGCCAGTGTGGCGAGGCCCGCGAGGGCCAGCATGCCCTGGCCGAGTAAGGCGCAGGCATCGCTGATCGCGGCGTAGATGTCGCTTTTTTTGACTTTGCCTTCGCTTATTTGAGTGGTGATTTTGCTGGCGTCGTTGACTAGTGCTGCCGCAGATAATGCCGCGCCGACCCAGGGGACGGGGCCGTATTTGGTTGCTAATGGACGGATTGATTTGTTGATTGAGCCGAGGAAACCTTCGACGAGTTGTGCGGTGGAAATAGCAGTGTCACGTTTATTATTGTTTGCCTCAATAAGCTGACCGACATTCTTCCCGGCCCGCATTACGTTTGCACCATTTTCTATTTACCCCAAGTCAATCGAAATATATTCAACTGCAGAATTAGACATACGCTCTCCTTTGTAGAGTAAAAATAACAATGGTTATTTGAAAATTCTAACCATCATCACGATGTAAACCAGAGTAGAAAAAATCAGCAACTCGATGAATAGCACTGGATTCTTTTTTTCTTTGTAAAAGTTCAGCATTTTTGACGGGCTCAATATATAATTGCCATCTTGTTTTATGTAATAAATTTGCATGGTCGATGATGCGGAAAAAGATTTTTGCCGGGCCCATCCGGCCTCAATTTCCGTATTTACTATTTGCTCTCGTTGCCCTTTTAAAAAAGGACAACGTCCCCCTCTCGACAAAATTAATGAAGTGACCTCGCAGCCCAGAATTTTTTTCTTGCCATTTTGCTTTACAATTAAAACATCCTCCCCTGACTTAATTTGCTTAAATTTTGCCAGTCCTGTAATTGTCGAAATTTCATGTTTCTCTGGAATCTTGAAAAAAACACTTCCAGAGATCCAGAAACCAAAAACAAAAAAAGGCCGGTCAGCATAAAGCTACAGAATATTTTTTCGATCATGGGTTATCTCGCTCCAGTGGTTGTTTAACTGCTTCATTTAACCTCTCCTGTTTCTTCACCGACACTCCCCTCACCTGGAGTTGCGAGTGAATCATTGCCTATTCATCAAGGGCCAATAAAAATAGACTCCGCTAATGATTTAGAGGCACCGTCATCTCTGAATAAAAAATCAAATTTTATTTAAAAATTTTCCTCATAATAAAAAATACCCGACCACCTCAAAAACAATGAACTGAATTGCCAGCGATGGATTGTTTTCTTTTTTATAAAAACTTTCCATTTTTTCGTACTTTAAAATTTTCTCGTTATTTTTTTAATAAAATAAATTTGTTTATCCGATGAGGTAACTGGCCACCTATTTTGCGTGTACCAGCCAACCTCGACTTTTGAATTTTTTATTTTGTTTATCTCGCTCTCCTTAAGAGGGCATATTCCCGTCTGCAAATAGCTTAAAAAAGTGTTTGCGCAAGTAAAGAGTTTGTATTTTTCCCTATTTTAATTCGCAAGCTGGCTCCTCCGCGGTTAGAAATAAATTTAGCAGGGCCTTCTGATACTATTATCGAGTTTCGCTCTGGCAATTTGAAAAAAATCACTTCCAGCGATGCTGATACAAGCAGTATCAAGAAGAGGGTGCAAACAACGCTATAAAATATTTTTTTGACCAAATTCGTCTCCGTCCGGAAATTTTTCCAAATCAGATAATTACTGGAAGCTCGAAAATTTACACAAAGCTTTTTGCTCGGACAATTAAATTTAAATTGAGATTGGAGAATTTACATAAATTCAACAATGTCCCTGCGGAATGACCAATCTCCATTAAGACTTGTCTCAAGTCATAAATAATTATTAAGAATATTTCGCGTCATTAAAGTGCTTGATAAAGCTTTTTGTTTTCCAGACCAGATCGCGTCGTTTTGGTCGATCACGCCATCTTTGTTGCTGTCGAATTCGTGCAGTGTCTGGAAGCCGTTCGCGGCGAGCGTGCCGTTGGCGAGCCGGGTGAAGTTGCTGAAGAGTTTGTTACCAGTGTCGATAGCGTCATTGCTGTCCCTGTCGAACACGAGAAAGCCGTCGCTGGTGGTGTGGATACCGTCGCCGTTCAGCTCAAGAATCAGAAGAGCGATGGCGGCGAGCCCGTTCTCTGCGCATTAATGACTGCGTTCCCTAGTGTTAAACCATCAACTAACGCCCCGACTGCCACTACGCCTTTCGCATATTTAGAGAATCGTGCGGCATTGGCTATCGCCTTTCCATAATTTCTATAACCCTCGATACTGCCTTGCCTTAGTTTTTCTAAATTATTGGAAATAGATTGACTCACTGCATGAAAATTCTTTTGCTGCGCAATCGTCCCCCCGCCATCACCCAAATTCATTAAATGATAAGAAAGCCGGCTTGCCTGATTTGCCATTTTCCGGCCAAGCTGCTCGTATTTATCTGCCAGGTCTGTACTTTTTTGGGATGACCATTGCAGCGATGTCGTAATTTCACTGGAGATTACTGTCCAGATATCAGATGCGCTGGTTGCCAGCTTCTCTTGCATTTCGACAAAATCGGATTTTGTTAGCGCTTCCATTCTTCACCTCTGAGTTGCAGTTTGATCATTAAAAACAAGGTTGTCCAAACCATGACGTGAGCGCCGTAAAAGAGAGGCGCACCAATGGCAATCATTACCCGGTTGGAGGTAAATATTCCCATTATCCCTTTGGTTGGGGGCGGCGACCCAAACAGCCACGTTCCACCCAAAAATAAGACTATGACAAATGTCAATGCCAACTTTTTTCCCCGACTTGCATATAATATGTCTTGATATTTAATTGAATCTTTCATTTTTGTAAAGCACACAATCAAGCTCATATAAAATCCCAAAAATACTGCAAGCCCGTAACTAGCTGATAATGTGCAGGGGTAACGATTGCCGAAAATTAATGACCGAACCATTGGAATGCGATGTCCGACTGAGCACAGATCACCAACCAGACCGAAATTATTTTGGTTTACGGCCGGAGTTAAAATTGCCACCAGCATTAATCCAAAAAACATCAAGAAAAATAAAAATCGACCTATGCCTATGGGAATAACAGGCATAAATATAGAATACATTTTTTTATCTTGTTTATTTTTCATAAGCAGCTTCCCAGAGTGACTAGCGATCTTTAAAAAATCACCGGCGAGGTTGAATTTTTATCTTTTCCATATAAAATTGACGGATTTCTCAATCTGCCATTAGCGATAGCAGATTGATTTACGCCTCATCAATTTTTTTCAGGTTCGGGGCGCAAGTATCACACAGCCAATTTATTTTTCAATACCCAAAACCAGAATTGACATATTTTTACAAATCACTCGCGCGCCAGTTAATTTCTATTTTTTTGCTACGACGATGATTTTATTGGATATATTCATCTCATTATTTGGCGGCATATAAATCGCTAGATAAACACCATATCGCTTTCAATATGTCCGGCAGTGGATTTACATACGCGACCCAAAATCTTTGTCTGATCCAGCGCTTGCCCTGCTGCGCCGTCAGTGATTCGGTGGTCACCACACCTGATGCCAGAAAAGCAACCCGTACAACGTACAAGCAACGCACAAACAAAACGCCCCCTGACGCACCGCAACGGCGCGCCAGGGGGCGTTAAACAACAACAACAACAACAACAACAACAACAACAACCAACCTGCTCAACCCTCCCTCAAAAAGCCAGGCTCGAGTTGTAAATCACCGCAATGTTATTCGCCAGTTGATCGGCCATGCTGTTGTTATCCGCCAGGATGCCCTCGGCGTTTGTCAGCACGATCACCGCATAGCCTGTATCGGGAAAACGATAGAACGCCGAATTAAAACCGAGCGCGATGCCGTCATGCCAGAGCGCCTGTTGTCCGTTTGCGGTCATGCCAAGGTCCCAGCCAAAGCCGTAGGACGAATACGTGCCGTTCGATAGCGGGGCAAACCACCACATCTGCGACTTGCTGGCGCTGGTAAGTACTGTCTCGCCCTCTAGCGCCAGCTCCCACAGGATCATGTCGCTCAGTTGCGTCTTGAGAAAGGTCGCGCCAATCGGATATGGCCAGGGTGTGGCCGGGGCCCAGCGAGTGCCGTTCCATTGATAGCCTTGAGCCAGATTCGGGTCTTGTTCCGGGCCGGTGCTTTCAAAGTCCACGCTGGTGTTTGTCATGCCCGCCTTGCTCGTCAGCAAGCTGTGAATCAGGTCGCTGTAGCTGGGCTGAAAACCCTTCGGATTCGGCGGGAACGTGCCGGTTGGCGCGGCCGCTGCGGCCTGGCGCAGCACCATCGCCAGAATGCCGTAGCCGGTATTGCTGTAGCCATAGGCCACGCCCGGATCGTTATCGAACTGGACCGTGGTCAATGACTGCATGGTGAGCGCTGGGTCGCCACTGTTTTGCTCGGCGGTCGGTGGCGGCCCTGGTGCGGGCTGGTCGTGTGCGAGGCCTGCTGTGTGCGTCAGCAATTGGCGCAGGGTGATCTCTTTCCAGCGTTTGTCGGCGGGCAGATTGGGGAAAAAATCACTCAGCCGCTGGTTGACCGAAAGCAAGCCGTTTTGCTGCAGCACCATGATTGCTGAGGCGGTGAACTGCTTGGTCAGCGAAGCCAGCAGATAGGTCGTCGCAAAGGTCGACACCACGTTGGGATTAACCGAGCGGTAGCCATACGTCGATTGCTGCAGCAGCACACCGTTTTGCAGCACGGCCACCTGGGCCGATGGAATGTTCCATTGCCGCAGCATCCGTGTCACGTAAGCGTCGACTTGCTGTGACTGCAGCGTGGGCGCAGGCGGCGTTGGGGTCGGGATGGGTGTTGGGATGGGCGTAGGCGTAGGCGTCGGAGTGGGTGTAGGTGTAGGCGTGGGTGTCGGGGTCAAGCCAGGTACGTCGACCCCGCCACCGCCACAGGCCGACAACGCGGCACTTCCGGCCAGCGCGATAAAACTGCGGCGATTGAGCAAATGATCAGGCATCAGATAAGTTCCAGTGGAATTGGAATTGAAATTGGAACGGCTACCTAAAACGCCAGGCTCGGGTTGTAGAGCTTGGCGATATTCATCGCTAGTTCGTCGGCCATGGTGTCGCCGGTGGGGTTGTTTTCCGCGTTGAGCAGCACGATCACCGCATAGCCCGCGTCGAGATAACGGTAAAACGCCGAGTTGAAGCCGAGCGCCAGGCCGTTGTGCCACACCGCGCGCTGGCCGTTGGCGGTTTGCCCCACGGCCCAGCCAAAGCCATAGGGCCAGTAAGCGCCGCTTGAGAGCGAGGACGGGTACCACATCTGCGCTTTGCTGGTGTTGCTCAGCACGTTGCTGCCCAGCAGCGCCTGTTCCCAGAGAATCATGTCGCTCAATAGCGTCTTGATGAAGGTCGCGCCAATCGGATAGGCCAGCGGTGTTGCGGGTACCCAGGCCGAACCATTTTGCTGATAGCCCGTGGCCAGATTCGGGTCGCGGCTCGCGCCGGTGGTCTCGAAGTCCACGTTGGTATTGGTCATGCCCGCTTTGCTGGTCAGCAGCGTGTGAATGATGTCTTCATACGTTGGCTGAAAACCTTTGGGATTGACGGGGAACATCCCGGCAGGTGCGGCGGCAGCGGCCTGGCGCAGCACCATCGACAGCAAGCCGTAGCCGCTGTTGCTGTAGTTGTAGGCCACGCCGGGATCGTTCACGAAGGCCGTCTGCGTCAGCGAGGCAACCGTCACTCCAGGATCGCCGCTGTTTTGCACTGAGGTAGCGGGAGGTTCGGGTGGATAGCCGAGATCGGAAGCGAGGCCCGAGGTATGGGTGAGCAGTTGGTACAGCGTAATTTCTTTCCAGCGCTTGTCGGAGGGCAGCGTGCGGAAGTAGTACTCCAGCGGATCACGCACTGAAAGCAAGCCGTTTTGCTGCAGCACCATGATTGCTGAGGCGGTGAACTGCTTGGTCAGCGAAGCCAGCAGGTAGGTCGTCGTAAAGGTCGACACCACGTTGGGATTGATCGAACTAAAACCGTAAGTGGATTGCTGCTGCAGCACGCCATTTTGCAAAACCGCCACCTGGGTTGACGGCAAATCCCATTGCCGCATCTTGCGCGCGACATAGGCGTCAACTTGTATTGACTGCGCGGTGGGGCCGGGAGGTGTGGGTGTAGGCGTCGGCGTGGGTGTCGGGGTAGGCGTTGGCGTGGGGGTAGGCGTTGGCGTGGGGGTTGGTGTCGGCGTGGGGGTGGGCGTGAGCCCGTTCGAGCCGCCACCGCACGCGGACAGCGTTGCTGCGCCAGCGAGTGCGATGAAATTGCGTCGGTTGATGAGCTGCGTGGTCATATCGTGGTTCCCCGTCAATCTTTCCGGTTAGCGGCAAGCTGGTCTCTGGCTTCTTTCACCGCTTCTTTCACTGCATTAGCCACATTGGCACGCGACGGCGCAGTGGTTAGCGCTTTAAAGCCGCCTTAAATCAAGCCTGACCGTATTCAATCCGCATCATGTCAAGCGGTTTCACGTCCTCAGTAACCGTTTGAAATTTTTGGTTCCAGGTGTGAGCAAAAAAACTTGCAGGGCCCGTTCAGGGCGCTTTTTGCTGCCACGCGTAAAAAAACAGAAATATTTAACGCCAGATGGAACCGCAGCAAAGTCAGCGTTACTCAGCAACCAGAACGCATAAAAGCACGGCATCACTTCACCACTTCAACATGGCTTGAAAAAAGGAAAAGCAAATCATGGGTATGAGCAGACGCACTTTCATCGCACTGTCCGGCCTCGCGGCGCTGGCCGCTTGTGGCGGAAGCGGTGGCAATTCCAGCCCGGCTGCGCCGGATGCGATTGACCTGCTCGTGGCTAATTTGATGCAGTCGTGGGGCGGCACGCCGCCATCGGTGTCGGTCGCTGTGGTGCAGAACAATGGCCAGGTGCTCAAGCAAGCGGTGTACGGCTATGCGAATCTCGCCAGTTCGAAGGCGGCGAGCATGCCGACGCATTACATGATTGCCTCGCTGAGCCAGCCATTTACCGCCGCGACGCTAGCCGCCTTCGTCCAGGCGGGTCTCGCCAGCTTCGACGATCTGCTGAGTCAGTACTATCCGGCCCTGCCTGCTGATCCGCGCTGGGCGCAAATCACGCTGCGTCATCTGCTGACGCATACCGCTGGCCTGCCCAATCTCCCCGTCGCTACGCAATTCGGCAGCGCGCAGCAAGACCAGGGTGATCCGCATCTCACGCTCACGACGTTCACCAGCGGTATCACGCTGAGTGGCAATCCGGGCGACGCTTATGCGTACAGCAATCTGGGTTACGGCCTGGTCTCGCTGGTGCTGCGCCAGATCGCTGCGACCGCGCAAACCAATGGCGTGCTGAATTTTCCGGCGAATGCGGCGATCAACCCGGCCACCCAGCAGCCGTATGCCCCGGCTTATATCGACGTGGTCGCCACGATGCTGACCGTGCCAGCGGGCATGACCAACACCTCGCTCGACTACGAAGATCCGAACCAGTTGGCTGATCCAAACCTCGCCACGGGTTATGTGTTGTCGTCTGGCCAGTGGGTTCCGGCCAGCCCGGCGCTGTATCCGCTGGGCTCGATGCTGCTGAAGTCGAAGCTCAACGACATGGTGCTGTGGGAGCAGGCGCTGCTGGCGCAAACCAGCCTGAGCACTGGCACCCAGGCACAGATGGCCACGCGTTACACGCTGAACAATGGCTCGCAGATCCCGGTTGGTCTGGGCTGGGTCATCACCACGACGCAAAGCGGTGGCCAGGTGGAATGCCAGTCAGGCCACGCTGCCGGGTTCAGCGCCTCGCACTACCGTTTTCTCGATGCGGGTTATAGCGTGATCGTGCTGTGCAACAGCGATCTGTCCAGCAGCACTAGTCCGGCCAATGTGGCAGATGCCTTGGCGCAGCAAATCGCCGTGGGCATCAATGCTTCGATGCAGATCGCTAACGGCCAGACGCCATCGGCTGCACCGGCGATGTCGGCGCTGGCCTCATGAATCTCGTCATGTGTCGTGATGCGTCATGTTGTTCTGTTTTCCTGACTACGCTGTTGAGCCTTAATTCAGCGTAGTCATCCGGTTTCATCTGCCGCTTGCGGCAGCTACTGAGTGATCCCCCTTTGGCCCATGCTTGTTCGGGCCTTTTTTTTTGCCTGGCGTCTGGGGCGGTGTTCTCTGGCACCTGGCTGATGCCTCTGACCTGCCCTGCTTTTGCCGCATCTACTCTCTGGATTATTTTTTCCTGCGCTTTAAGCATGGAACCCCCGGCGTTCCTCCGTCTCCAGCTCAGCTCTCTTCATTGAATAATCGGTGAACTTTGCTGCTTACCGCAACCGTCCTGACCGGACGCTACCGAAGCCTCACAAGGCCAGGCTCATGGGCTGCGCTTGGCTGGCAATGACTGATTGCAGCGCACATCAAGGTGGAGATTGAGGTCAATGCAGAACTGCTATAAACCACGGTATTTAAAGTGACGA is a genomic window of Paraburkholderia bonniea containing:
- a CDS encoding serine hydrolase domain-containing protein yields the protein MTTQLINRRNFIALAGAATLSACGGGSNGLTPTPTPTPTPTPTPTPTPTPTPTPTPTPTPTPPGPTAQSIQVDAYVARKMRQWDLPSTQVAVLQNGVLQQQSTYGFSSINPNVVSTFTTTYLLASLTKQFTASAIMVLQQNGLLSVRDPLEYYFRTLPSDKRWKEITLYQLLTHTSGLASDLGYPPEPPATSVQNSGDPGVTVASLTQTAFVNDPGVAYNYSNSGYGLLSMVLRQAAAAAPAGMFPVNPKGFQPTYEDIIHTLLTSKAGMTNTNVDFETTGASRDPNLATGYQQNGSAWVPATPLAYPIGATFIKTLLSDMILWEQALLGSNVLSNTSKAQMWYPSSLSSGAYWPYGFGWAVGQTANGQRAVWHNGLALGFNSAFYRYLDAGYAVIVLLNAENNPTGDTMADELAMNIAKLYNPSLAF
- a CDS encoding serine hydrolase domain-containing protein, whose amino-acid sequence is MGMSRRTFIALSGLAALAACGGSGGNSSPAAPDAIDLLVANLMQSWGGTPPSVSVAVVQNNGQVLKQAVYGYANLASSKAASMPTHYMIASLSQPFTAATLAAFVQAGLASFDDLLSQYYPALPADPRWAQITLRHLLTHTAGLPNLPVATQFGSAQQDQGDPHLTLTTFTSGITLSGNPGDAYAYSNLGYGLVSLVLRQIAATAQTNGVLNFPANAAINPATQQPYAPAYIDVVATMLTVPAGMTNTSLDYEDPNQLADPNLATGYVLSSGQWVPASPALYPLGSMLLKSKLNDMVLWEQALLAQTSLSTGTQAQMATRYTLNNGSQIPVGLGWVITTTQSGGQVECQSGHAAGFSASHYRFLDAGYSVIVLCNSDLSSSTSPANVADALAQQIAVGINASMQIANGQTPSAAPAMSALAS
- a CDS encoding serine hydrolase domain-containing protein, whose product is MPDHLLNRRSFIALAGSAALSACGGGGVDVPGLTPTPTPTPTPTPTPTPTPIPTPIPTPTPPAPTLQSQQVDAYVTRMLRQWNIPSAQVAVLQNGVLLQQSTYGYRSVNPNVVSTFATTYLLASLTKQFTASAIMVLQQNGLLSVNQRLSDFFPNLPADKRWKEITLRQLLTHTAGLAHDQPAPGPPPTAEQNSGDPALTMQSLTTVQFDNDPGVAYGYSNTGYGILAMVLRQAAAAAPTGTFPPNPKGFQPSYSDLIHSLLTSKAGMTNTSVDFESTGPEQDPNLAQGYQWNGTRWAPATPWPYPIGATFLKTQLSDMILWELALEGETVLTSASKSQMWWFAPLSNGTYSSYGFGWDLGMTANGQQALWHDGIALGFNSAFYRFPDTGYAVIVLTNAEGILADNNSMADQLANNIAVIYNSSLAF